In Agromyces archimandritae, one genomic interval encodes:
- a CDS encoding DUF11 domain-containing protein translates to MLAAGALLVVGLPTAANAGEADPDAAQDVAALLAQNEAAVQEASETPATDAAGEDADDAPASGEPAADPTGEPPAEDAPADELPAEETPAEEVPADGGEAPADATETPAKQSRDAGIGILSVPPATGNNAVITVKVGGDRTAPSAIAPLAGVQLTLYNGGNGGPSNPVGQPWSVCTSDAQGDCSFIVPNTQFGGSNRDDQFWVVQTGGAPGYFTNDELAVGTTPSADEYTFRTGDQLRAGQTYSSQANFMIASGNSNNVASGGIWQNSRNNPAVPQQCGIDIALVIDLSGSVAPSFGDLQDAATGFVDALEGTPSQVGVYTFATTAPASAGGTLGITPVSTEAGADIVRDHIDDFTTPVGATNWDQGLAQIASTSTLYDIALVITDGNPTVYADDEGPGNRTRFREVENGIFSANAVKAKGTKVVAFGVGDGVGGDPENLIAISGPVLGDDYFQTEDYEAAGEQLRELALGACEGSISIVKQVVDQGTTGEDITGATPTGGWEFTAASNTAGVTPATQSGTTAPGTGAVNFPLVFDGPSSGNLTVTETEQTGYDIVTQGGKRAVCTNIGTGASVDVTNDPNDPFAFSVDLPATQSVSCIVYNRPPNPAASVNVVKRWIVNGTAFANGNQPSGLSAQLRLDDANAPWGVTQTGFSAGDTVEIDETTTITGRDLCRVTDSAVTLGNGQPLDEALPYEPALAAGLNSFTLTNTVECTAELTLKKTVQGGPADPAGWQLDSVGPNGALAGPAGTTGVTAPVTPAVRYALTEDGDPHYRQSILPGGEPVPPSAGSWNCVQVDAQGNTIPGFADGINGGVTVPLGYRVACTAVNQTATVTMFKEIPGQQDVSDWLLTLEAQGVDPEIADQLSVSVASGESALVRPGTVYRISEVGLNGADEQYELTGIVCTLDGQEVPLENGDLITFTALTEVECTLTNTPIQPTLELTKVVEPAGVADPADWHLTATQGGSEVLAGDGHAGPADVAAGVETALAESTELPGADAAFDAAWACTVDGEDVIVTDGVLPALELAQTAECVVTNTLKPITPSVDKTVAVPTANADGTWTIDYTIEATNPSTFTAIDYDLVDLLDFGGDIEVLAASYTDPGGTDHDFADPVTGPQQLATDRSLAADSSETWTVRVNARVDAGAFADPENTLHCVPGEASGFLNTATLSYDGEDVDDEACAEPVEPTVLKTAGTAVDHGDGTWTLPYTITVTNPSATTGVVYDLDDELGLAAGAELLGASVTPPPGVALVDGWTGVAPDTLLADDIALAGTPGLDAHVYTVEVLVRLVADTPALRCPGGADNTATVTSGNQELESSACVPVIPPAVTIDKTVVPGSVSQAIDGTWGIQYRVDVTNTGETTAIYSLTDTPLFADAVTGGDFAVTLDGSDIPWNGGVLAENAVLGAGQTASYVVTVTGLVVPGPWLTDGTGMCPPPGQGATGAFNNEGAVTSGGTTVRDEACDTPSVPDVEKSGGTAAQQPDGSWDVSYTLTVDNSSGKAVFYDLDDEPGFPAGVTLNDYSVAEVSPNPGPIATDVAPVPAMFPIVSDRGIGAGETHVYTVTINVEVPFGTIDDDECTGEPGHGFYNLAELTSGQLVIDDDDCTPVEEGGAPTVDKGDPTLELSGDGQWTAVYEITVTGNAEFVSTYTLDDTLRFGGAVDLVSAEWSGEGDTGEWADPAAEPTETIVATPRVIGVDEVHVYTVTVVAEVDAAAFEDPSTTTCEPTEGTPNVGFLNEVVMTVGGTEQSDTGCDVPVRPEIEKTADGPAVQDGDGWTVSYTITVDNPSDAQGLVYDLHDTPDFGGDVTITDREVTSSDVTVNPGWNGAASTDDLVVEDQSLPASTTHTFHVTIDFAVDEEAAGPELSCEGEGGKGLLNGAVVVAGGEWSSEGCVDVPVTVELQKSWVIDGGEPIAWDDPALPFGFDAEASLDGAAIGWGEVDGPRAPASTVQVDEETFIPAGCELTSADGLGEHVLTGAVNVIDVVNTVECTQTVTLTKVVHNPHGGTAEPSDWIVSGSSENGTGDFSGAGFAAGDLPVDVGFLLDESSEVTGYEVAENWSCTASRGGPESFRLDEVFTPNDHQKILTVLRYGAVIDCVIENRDLELPADLQVEKQALLPDGVTSVEAGDTFDWVIGVWNNGPAVAQGAVVTDTLAEGLSLDLDPSLWEIPEAYGLDSAVWTVTTDGRAFEFATLAPIPVGSAASPFASITIPVVVDTPAAGPIPENPEEAPPVELPVNLANEACVALPPAQQEEEEPGPRAVVNRISGTYEEVLTNNCDDAEVPTKAIEANAWVQCENDVPYLNYDVMTTGAVAPGEITITWMPDSTVYPDAEPIVTTVPWEERDGRTIWPYGAVNEDGISIAWPGWRLAEEGDVVGEGTIVASWENMVKDSALPSYAFADQVNPMTITFEINPSQSVLAVYPMATPACAVERDASPQIVKTASLDRVKPGGSFDYTLRVTNPGLGSTAAMELFDEIPADLRVDEITTAPAPAFPRWDDCAVTGTDSAGYGGVLHCVLNGQIGGTRPDAPDIVLEVTLHPSSSATRIENTGEICWNEMPDGESGAAVSGAVPLNPQQPILCDDSTAVVTVLHGTKPAGLAGTGFGGGSWFWAGGLLLLLGGIVVVVGMRRRTRDGLPIE, encoded by the coding sequence GTGCTCGCCGCCGGAGCCCTGCTCGTCGTCGGGCTGCCGACCGCCGCCAACGCCGGCGAGGCCGACCCCGACGCCGCTCAGGACGTGGCCGCGCTGCTCGCCCAGAACGAGGCGGCCGTGCAGGAGGCGAGCGAGACACCGGCGACGGATGCCGCGGGCGAGGACGCCGACGACGCACCCGCATCCGGCGAACCCGCCGCCGACCCGACGGGCGAACCGCCCGCCGAGGATGCACCGGCCGACGAGCTCCCGGCCGAGGAGACGCCGGCGGAGGAGGTGCCCGCCGACGGCGGCGAGGCCCCCGCCGACGCGACCGAGACCCCCGCGAAGCAGAGTCGCGACGCGGGCATCGGCATCCTGAGCGTGCCGCCGGCCACCGGCAACAACGCGGTCATCACCGTCAAGGTCGGCGGCGACCGCACCGCACCGAGCGCCATCGCGCCCCTCGCAGGCGTACAGCTGACCCTCTACAACGGCGGCAACGGCGGGCCGTCGAACCCGGTCGGCCAGCCGTGGTCGGTCTGCACCTCCGACGCCCAGGGCGACTGCAGCTTCATCGTGCCGAATACCCAGTTCGGCGGCAGCAACCGCGACGACCAGTTCTGGGTCGTGCAGACCGGCGGCGCCCCCGGCTACTTCACGAACGACGAACTCGCCGTCGGTACCACCCCGAGCGCCGATGAGTACACCTTCCGCACCGGCGACCAGCTCCGCGCCGGCCAGACCTACTCCTCGCAGGCGAACTTCATGATCGCCTCGGGCAACAGCAACAACGTCGCCTCCGGCGGCATCTGGCAGAACTCGCGGAACAACCCCGCCGTTCCCCAGCAGTGCGGCATCGACATCGCCCTCGTCATCGACCTCTCCGGCTCGGTCGCCCCGAGCTTCGGCGACCTGCAGGACGCGGCCACGGGCTTCGTCGACGCCCTCGAGGGCACGCCCTCGCAGGTCGGCGTGTACACCTTCGCGACGACGGCACCCGCCAGCGCCGGCGGAACCCTCGGCATCACGCCGGTCTCCACCGAAGCCGGCGCCGACATCGTGCGCGACCACATCGACGACTTCACCACCCCGGTCGGCGCGACCAACTGGGACCAGGGCCTCGCGCAGATCGCCTCGACGAGCACCCTCTACGACATCGCGCTCGTAATCACCGACGGCAACCCGACCGTGTACGCCGACGACGAGGGCCCGGGCAACCGCACCCGCTTCCGCGAGGTCGAGAACGGCATTTTCTCCGCCAACGCGGTGAAGGCCAAGGGCACGAAGGTCGTCGCCTTCGGCGTCGGCGACGGCGTCGGCGGCGACCCCGAGAACCTCATCGCGATCTCGGGCCCCGTGCTCGGCGACGACTACTTCCAGACCGAGGACTACGAGGCCGCCGGCGAGCAGCTGCGCGAACTCGCCCTCGGCGCCTGCGAGGGTTCGATCTCGATCGTCAAGCAGGTCGTCGACCAGGGCACCACCGGCGAAGACATCACCGGCGCCACGCCGACCGGCGGCTGGGAGTTCACCGCGGCATCCAACACCGCAGGCGTCACCCCGGCCACGCAGTCGGGCACCACGGCCCCCGGCACCGGTGCCGTGAACTTCCCGCTCGTCTTCGACGGCCCCTCCTCGGGCAACCTCACCGTCACCGAGACCGAGCAGACCGGCTACGACATCGTCACCCAGGGCGGCAAGCGCGCCGTCTGCACGAACATCGGCACCGGGGCATCCGTGGACGTCACGAACGATCCGAACGATCCCTTCGCCTTCTCGGTCGACCTGCCGGCTACCCAGTCGGTCAGCTGCATCGTCTACAACCGGCCCCCGAACCCGGCGGCGAGCGTGAACGTGGTCAAGCGCTGGATCGTCAACGGCACGGCCTTCGCGAACGGCAATCAGCCCTCCGGCCTGTCCGCGCAGCTGCGCCTCGACGACGCGAACGCGCCGTGGGGGGTCACGCAGACCGGCTTCAGCGCCGGCGACACCGTCGAGATCGACGAGACCACGACGATCACCGGCCGCGACCTCTGCCGCGTCACCGACAGCGCCGTGACCCTCGGTAACGGCCAGCCCCTCGACGAGGCGCTGCCGTACGAGCCCGCGCTCGCCGCGGGTCTGAACTCCTTCACCCTGACGAACACGGTCGAGTGCACCGCCGAGCTCACGCTGAAGAAGACGGTGCAGGGCGGCCCCGCCGACCCGGCCGGGTGGCAGCTGGACTCCGTCGGCCCGAACGGGGCCCTCGCAGGCCCCGCCGGCACGACGGGCGTCACCGCCCCGGTGACGCCGGCCGTCCGCTACGCCCTCACCGAGGACGGCGACCCGCACTACCGCCAGTCGATCCTGCCGGGCGGCGAGCCGGTGCCGCCGTCGGCGGGCAGCTGGAACTGCGTGCAGGTGGATGCCCAGGGCAACACGATCCCCGGCTTCGCCGACGGAATCAACGGCGGCGTGACCGTGCCGCTCGGGTACCGCGTCGCCTGCACCGCCGTGAACCAGACGGCAACGGTGACGATGTTCAAGGAGATCCCGGGCCAGCAGGACGTCTCCGACTGGCTGCTGACCCTCGAAGCCCAGGGCGTCGACCCCGAGATCGCCGATCAGCTGTCGGTATCGGTGGCCAGCGGCGAAAGCGCCCTCGTTCGGCCGGGCACCGTCTACCGCATCAGCGAGGTCGGCCTGAACGGCGCGGACGAGCAGTACGAGCTCACCGGCATCGTCTGCACCCTCGACGGGCAGGAGGTGCCGCTCGAGAACGGCGACCTCATCACCTTCACGGCGCTCACCGAGGTCGAGTGCACGCTCACGAACACGCCGATCCAGCCGACCCTCGAACTGACGAAGGTCGTGGAGCCGGCGGGCGTCGCCGACCCGGCCGACTGGCACCTGACCGCCACGCAGGGCGGCAGCGAGGTGCTCGCCGGCGACGGCCACGCCGGCCCGGCCGACGTCGCCGCGGGCGTGGAGACCGCGCTCGCCGAGTCGACGGAGCTGCCGGGTGCGGATGCCGCATTCGACGCCGCCTGGGCGTGCACCGTCGACGGGGAGGACGTCATCGTCACCGATGGCGTGCTGCCGGCCCTCGAACTCGCCCAGACCGCCGAGTGCGTCGTCACGAACACGCTGAAGCCGATCACGCCGAGCGTCGACAAGACGGTCGCCGTGCCGACGGCGAACGCCGACGGCACCTGGACGATCGACTACACGATCGAGGCCACGAACCCGAGCACCTTCACCGCGATCGACTACGACCTCGTCGACCTGCTCGACTTCGGCGGCGACATCGAGGTGCTCGCGGCGAGCTACACCGACCCGGGCGGCACCGACCACGACTTCGCCGACCCGGTCACCGGCCCGCAGCAGCTCGCCACGGATCGCAGCCTCGCGGCGGATTCGAGCGAGACGTGGACGGTGCGCGTGAACGCGCGAGTGGATGCCGGCGCCTTCGCCGACCCCGAGAACACGCTGCACTGCGTGCCGGGCGAAGCGAGCGGCTTCCTGAACACCGCGACGCTCAGCTACGACGGCGAGGACGTCGACGACGAGGCGTGCGCCGAGCCGGTCGAACCGACCGTGCTGAAGACTGCGGGCACCGCGGTCGACCACGGCGACGGCACCTGGACCCTGCCGTACACGATCACCGTGACGAACCCCTCGGCCACGACGGGCGTCGTCTACGACCTCGACGACGAGCTCGGGCTCGCCGCAGGCGCCGAGCTCCTCGGGGCGAGCGTCACGCCGCCGCCGGGGGTCGCCCTCGTCGACGGCTGGACGGGCGTCGCACCCGACACCCTGCTCGCCGACGACATCGCCCTGGCCGGCACGCCCGGCCTCGACGCGCACGTCTACACGGTCGAGGTGCTCGTGCGGCTCGTCGCCGACACGCCCGCCCTGCGCTGCCCCGGCGGCGCCGACAACACCGCGACGGTGACGAGCGGCAACCAGGAGCTCGAATCGAGCGCCTGCGTGCCGGTCATCCCGCCGGCCGTCACGATCGACAAGACGGTCGTGCCCGGATCGGTGTCGCAGGCGATCGACGGCACTTGGGGCATCCAGTACCGCGTCGATGTGACGAACACCGGCGAGACGACGGCGATCTACTCGCTGACCGACACCCCGCTGTTCGCCGACGCCGTCACCGGCGGCGACTTCGCGGTCACCCTCGACGGCTCCGACATCCCGTGGAACGGCGGCGTGCTCGCCGAGAACGCGGTGCTCGGGGCGGGCCAGACGGCGAGCTACGTCGTCACCGTCACCGGCCTCGTCGTACCGGGCCCGTGGCTGACCGACGGAACGGGCATGTGCCCGCCGCCCGGCCAGGGCGCGACCGGCGCGTTCAACAACGAGGGCGCGGTCACCAGCGGCGGCACCACGGTGCGCGACGAGGCGTGCGACACGCCGAGCGTGCCCGATGTGGAGAAGTCGGGCGGCACGGCGGCCCAGCAGCCCGACGGCAGCTGGGACGTGAGCTACACGCTCACCGTCGACAACTCGTCCGGCAAGGCCGTGTTCTACGACCTCGACGACGAACCGGGCTTCCCGGCCGGCGTCACGCTGAACGACTACTCGGTCGCAGAGGTCTCGCCGAACCCCGGGCCGATCGCGACCGACGTCGCCCCGGTGCCGGCCATGTTCCCGATCGTCTCCGACCGGGGCATCGGCGCCGGCGAGACGCACGTGTACACGGTGACGATCAACGTCGAGGTGCCGTTCGGCACCATCGACGACGACGAGTGCACGGGGGAGCCGGGTCACGGCTTCTACAACCTCGCCGAACTCACCAGCGGCCAGCTCGTCATCGACGATGACGACTGCACGCCGGTCGAAGAGGGCGGGGCGCCGACGGTCGACAAGGGCGACCCGACGCTCGAGCTCTCGGGCGACGGGCAGTGGACCGCCGTGTACGAGATCACCGTCACCGGCAACGCCGAGTTCGTCTCGACGTACACGCTCGACGACACGCTCCGCTTCGGCGGCGCCGTCGACCTCGTCTCGGCCGAATGGTCCGGCGAGGGCGACACCGGCGAGTGGGCCGATCCGGCCGCCGAGCCCACCGAGACGATCGTGGCCACGCCGCGGGTGATCGGCGTCGACGAGGTGCACGTCTACACGGTGACGGTCGTCGCCGAGGTCGACGCGGCCGCGTTCGAGGACCCGTCGACCACGACGTGCGAACCGACCGAGGGCACGCCGAACGTCGGCTTCCTGAACGAGGTCGTCATGACGGTCGGCGGCACCGAGCAGTCCGACACGGGCTGCGATGTTCCGGTGCGGCCCGAGATCGAGAAGACCGCCGACGGCCCTGCGGTGCAGGACGGCGACGGCTGGACGGTCTCGTACACGATCACCGTCGACAACCCGTCCGACGCGCAGGGCCTCGTCTACGATCTGCACGACACCCCCGACTTCGGCGGCGACGTGACGATCACGGACCGCGAGGTCACGAGCAGCGATGTCACGGTGAACCCGGGCTGGAACGGCGCGGCATCCACCGACGACCTCGTCGTCGAGGATCAGAGCCTGCCGGCATCCACCACCCACACCTTCCACGTCACGATCGACTTCGCGGTCGACGAGGAGGCCGCCGGCCCCGAGCTCTCCTGCGAGGGCGAGGGCGGAAAGGGCCTGCTGAACGGCGCGGTCGTCGTCGCCGGCGGCGAGTGGAGCTCGGAGGGCTGCGTCGACGTGCCCGTCACGGTCGAGCTGCAGAAGAGCTGGGTCATCGACGGCGGCGAGCCGATCGCCTGGGACGACCCGGCGCTGCCCTTCGGCTTCGACGCCGAGGCGAGCCTCGACGGCGCTGCGATCGGCTGGGGCGAGGTCGACGGCCCGCGGGCGCCGGCGAGCACCGTGCAGGTGGATGAGGAGACCTTCATCCCCGCCGGCTGCGAGCTGACCTCGGCCGACGGCCTCGGCGAGCACGTGCTGACCGGCGCGGTGAACGTCATCGACGTCGTCAACACGGTCGAGTGCACGCAGACGGTGACGCTCACGAAGGTGGTCCACAACCCGCACGGCGGCACGGCCGAGCCGAGCGACTGGATCGTCAGCGGCTCGAGCGAGAACGGCACCGGGGACTTCTCGGGCGCCGGGTTCGCCGCCGGGGACCTGCCCGTGGACGTCGGCTTCCTGCTCGACGAGTCGAGCGAGGTCACCGGCTACGAGGTGGCCGAGAACTGGAGCTGCACGGCCAGCCGCGGCGGGCCCGAGTCGTTCCGGCTCGACGAGGTCTTCACGCCGAACGACCACCAGAAGATCCTCACCGTGCTCCGCTACGGTGCCGTGATCGACTGCGTGATCGAGAACCGGGACCTCGAACTGCCGGCCGACCTCCAGGTCGAGAAGCAGGCGCTCCTGCCCGACGGGGTCACCTCCGTCGAGGCCGGCGACACCTTCGACTGGGTCATCGGAGTCTGGAACAACGGGCCGGCCGTCGCCCAGGGCGCGGTCGTCACCGACACCCTCGCCGAGGGCCTCTCGCTCGACCTTGACCCGTCGCTGTGGGAGATCCCGGAGGCCTACGGTCTCGACTCGGCGGTCTGGACCGTCACGACCGATGGTCGCGCATTCGAGTTCGCGACGCTCGCCCCGATCCCGGTCGGCAGCGCGGCATCGCCGTTCGCCTCGATCACGATCCCGGTCGTCGTCGACACGCCCGCCGCCGGTCCGATCCCGGAGAACCCGGAGGAGGCGCCGCCGGTCGAGCTGCCCGTGAACCTCGCCAACGAGGCCTGCGTGGCGCTGCCGCCTGCGCAGCAGGAGGAAGAGGAGCCGGGGCCGCGCGCGGTCGTGAACCGCATCTCCGGCACCTACGAGGAGGTTCTCACCAACAACTGCGACGACGCCGAGGTGCCGACCAAGGCCATCGAGGCGAACGCGTGGGTGCAGTGCGAGAACGACGTGCCCTACCTGAACTACGACGTCATGACGACGGGTGCGGTCGCCCCGGGTGAGATCACGATCACCTGGATGCCGGACTCGACGGTCTACCCGGATGCGGAGCCGATCGTCACGACGGTTCCGTGGGAGGAGCGGGACGGCCGCACCATCTGGCCGTACGGCGCCGTGAACGAGGACGGGATCTCGATCGCCTGGCCGGGCTGGCGCCTGGCCGAGGAGGGCGACGTCGTCGGCGAGGGCACGATCGTGGCCTCGTGGGAGAACATGGTCAAGGACTCGGCGCTTCCGAGCTACGCGTTCGCCGACCAGGTGAACCCGATGACGATCACCTTCGAGATCAACCCGAGCCAGTCGGTGCTCGCGGTCTACCCGATGGCCACGCCGGCCTGCGCGGTCGAGCGCGACGCCTCGCCGCAGATCGTGAAGACGGCGAGCCTCGATCGGGTGAAGCCGGGCGGCTCGTTCGATTACACGCTCCGGGTGACGAACCCGGGTCTCGGGTCGACGGCCGCCATGGAGCTCTTCGACGAGATCCCCGCCGACCTCCGGGTCGACGAGATCACGACGGCTCCGGCTCCCGCGTTCCCGCGTTGGGACGACTGCGCGGTGACCGGCACCGACTCGGCCGGCTACGGCGGCGTGCTGCACTGCGTGCTGAACGGCCAGATCGGCGGCACGCGGCCGGATGCCCCGGACATCGTGCTCGAGGTCACGCTGCACCCGTCGAGCTCGGCGACGCGCATCGAGAACACCGGTGAGATCTGCTGGAACGAGATGCCCGACGGCGAGAGCGGGGCCGCGGTCAGCGGTGCCGTACCCCTGAACCCGCAGCAGCCGATCCTCTGCGACGACTCGACCGCGGTGGTGACCGTGCTGCACGGCACGAAGCCGGCGGGTCTTGCGGGCACCGGCTTCGGCGGGGGCTCGTGGTTCTGGGCGGGCGGGTTGCTCCTGCTCCTCGGCGGCATCGTCGTCGTGGTCGGGATGCGCCGCCGCACGCGGGACGGGCTGCCGATCGAGTAG
- a CDS encoding YihY/virulence factor BrkB family protein — translation MGDRTRRQDDAPADRPADTADVPLRERLEEPIRRVSELTDRTLAWFPVRVWRHFLARNGFLLAAGMSYQAIFAVLAGIYVAFAIAGIWLFGNELAYNAFVEIVNSYAPGVIGDNGIVDESQLENLANSGVSLFGWTGAAALAGVIWTAIGYITYSRTAVRSAFDLAKDDRNYFLLKTRDLLAGLAFGASLLVAALLSVATTSLLKWLFGLIGIDDGTWLTVLVRAGGLVIVFAIDTIALAVLYRFLSGAAVPWHRLWTGSLIGGLALALLQLAANLLLTLATRSPLYATFAAFAVFLGLLLWFRFTNIVILVAASWIAVEARDRGETLRRVTPEQLEAEQHAAEQRALVLAARVRVREAQAELDSAGWMRRPAAKRRLKAAEEELAEAEAG, via the coding sequence GTGGGGGATCGCACGCGCCGGCAGGACGACGCGCCGGCCGACCGGCCGGCCGACACCGCCGACGTGCCCCTGCGCGAGCGCCTCGAAGAGCCCATCCGCCGCGTCTCCGAGCTCACCGACCGCACCCTCGCCTGGTTCCCCGTGCGCGTCTGGCGGCACTTCCTCGCCCGCAACGGGTTCCTCCTGGCCGCCGGCATGAGCTATCAGGCGATCTTCGCCGTGCTCGCCGGCATCTACGTCGCCTTCGCGATCGCCGGCATCTGGCTCTTCGGCAACGAACTCGCCTACAACGCCTTCGTCGAGATCGTGAACTCCTACGCCCCCGGGGTCATCGGCGACAACGGCATCGTCGACGAGAGCCAGCTCGAGAACCTCGCGAACTCCGGCGTCAGCCTCTTCGGCTGGACCGGTGCGGCAGCCCTCGCCGGCGTCATCTGGACGGCCATCGGCTACATCACCTATTCGCGCACGGCCGTGCGCAGCGCCTTCGACCTCGCCAAGGACGACCGCAACTACTTCCTGCTGAAGACGCGCGACCTGCTCGCCGGCCTCGCGTTCGGCGCCTCGCTGCTGGTGGCCGCCCTCCTGTCGGTCGCGACCACGTCGCTGCTGAAATGGCTCTTCGGGCTCATCGGCATCGACGACGGCACCTGGCTCACGGTGCTCGTGCGGGCCGGCGGCCTCGTCATCGTCTTCGCGATCGACACGATCGCCCTCGCCGTGCTCTACCGCTTCCTCTCGGGCGCGGCCGTGCCCTGGCACCGGCTCTGGACGGGCTCGCTCATCGGCGGCCTCGCCCTCGCCCTGCTGCAGCTGGCCGCGAACCTCCTGCTGACGCTCGCCACCCGCAGCCCCCTCTACGCGACCTTCGCCGCCTTCGCGGTCTTCCTCGGCCTGCTGCTCTGGTTCCGTTTCACGAACATCGTGATCCTCGTCGCCGCGTCCTGGATCGCCGTCGAGGCCCGCGACCGCGGCGAGACGCTGCGGCGGGTCACGCCCGAGCAGCTCGAGGCGGAACAGCACGCCGCCGAGCAGCGGGCCCTCGTGCTCGCCGCCCGGGTGCGGGTGCGCGAGGCGCAGGCCGAGCTCGATTCCGCCGGGTGGATGCGCCGGCCGGCCGCCAAGCGCCGGCTGAAGGCCGCCGAGGAGGAGCTCGCGGAGGCCGAGGCCGGCTGA
- a CDS encoding peptidoglycan-binding domain-containing protein translates to MRSFDDARPVEIAFTIDEPVPIVSPASGTITGTNCAAGVALRSGASDFQVNGTPIVNLATEVPLWRDLRIGDSGEDVLALQEELARLVGGVTADGVLGSGSIAAFDELRPAHVPASTEPVIAVGEVLWLPADSTLVTSCAVPLGASVEAGARLVEVAGAPAQAALTAIPERLIDGERKLLIGDVVVPLDDAGVVGAEADRAALADTPVVRSALASDPPQTVSGELSLLEPIEVGAVPPSALYRVDGDDACVLVDGAPIPVRIIGSQLGETFVEFPSTPPEAVALAPGRGASECR, encoded by the coding sequence ATGCGTTCGTTCGACGATGCCCGTCCGGTCGAGATCGCGTTCACCATCGACGAGCCCGTTCCGATCGTCTCGCCGGCCAGCGGGACCATCACCGGCACGAACTGTGCCGCCGGGGTAGCGCTGCGTTCCGGCGCATCGGATTTCCAGGTGAACGGCACGCCGATCGTCAATCTCGCGACTGAAGTCCCGCTTTGGCGGGATCTGCGTATCGGCGACTCCGGTGAAGACGTCCTCGCACTGCAGGAAGAACTGGCCCGACTCGTCGGCGGAGTCACCGCAGACGGGGTGCTCGGCAGCGGCTCGATCGCAGCCTTCGACGAGCTTCGCCCGGCGCACGTGCCCGCTTCGACCGAACCCGTCATCGCAGTCGGCGAGGTCCTCTGGCTGCCCGCCGATTCGACCCTCGTCACATCGTGCGCCGTGCCGCTCGGCGCTTCCGTCGAGGCGGGGGCACGGCTCGTCGAGGTCGCCGGTGCGCCGGCGCAGGCCGCTCTCACGGCAATACCCGAGCGGCTCATCGATGGGGAGCGGAAGCTGCTGATCGGCGATGTCGTCGTCCCGCTCGATGACGCCGGCGTTGTGGGCGCAGAGGCGGACCGTGCCGCACTCGCGGACACTCCGGTCGTGCGATCCGCTCTTGCCTCGGACCCTCCGCAAACGGTCTCGGGCGAGCTCTCGCTCCTCGAGCCGATCGAAGTCGGCGCTGTGCCGCCCTCCGCTCTGTACCGGGTGGATGGCGACGACGCCTGTGTATTGGTCGACGGTGCACCGATTCCCGTCCGTATCATCGGATCTCAGCTCGGCGAGACCTTCGTGGAGTTCCCATCCACCCCGCCGGAGGCGGTTGCGCTGGCCCCCGGCCGAGGAGCCTCGGAATGCCGGTGA
- a CDS encoding ATP-binding cassette domain-containing protein, with product MPVSLEGLGHRFAGRPWLFTGVTRKLLPGQVYALTGPSGSGKSTLLGMLAGWIEPTAGRITRSGIRATKWVFQNPHGAPGRSASDLVAFPLLACGAQPDDADRAASDLLDRFNLSSVKTHEFRSLSGGEAQRLMLARAVASAPDLLLIDEPTAQLDATTAATVNSVIGELGGDGMIVVVATHDERTRDACSAVIDLALFAESPAG from the coding sequence ATGCCGGTGAGTCTCGAAGGTCTCGGTCACCGCTTCGCAGGGCGGCCATGGCTGTTCACGGGCGTCACGAGAAAGTTGCTGCCTGGGCAGGTCTACGCCCTGACCGGGCCGTCGGGCTCCGGAAAGAGCACGCTCCTCGGCATGCTCGCCGGCTGGATCGAGCCGACCGCGGGGCGTATCACCCGCTCCGGCATCCGAGCGACGAAGTGGGTGTTCCAGAACCCCCACGGTGCGCCGGGTCGCTCCGCGTCCGACCTCGTCGCGTTCCCGCTGCTCGCCTGCGGCGCACAGCCCGACGATGCGGATCGCGCCGCAAGCGACCTCCTGGATCGCTTCAACCTCTCCTCCGTCAAGACCCACGAGTTCCGCTCTCTCTCGGGCGGAGAAGCGCAGCGGCTCATGCTCGCCAGAGCCGTCGCCTCTGCCCCCGACCTCCTCCTCATCGACGAGCCGACGGCGCAACTGGATGCCACGACGGCCGCGACGGTCAACAGCGTCATCGGCGAACTCGGCGGCGACGGCATGATCGTCGTCGTGGCGACCCACGACGAACGAACGCGCGACGCATGTTCCGCGGTGATCGATCTGGCGCTGTTCGCCGAGAGCCCCGCCGGCTGA